TCTAGCATGGCTTCTTTATCTTTTTGCTTCGCCATTTTTACTACACGTGCAATACGCTTATCCACTGATTCCATATCTGCTAAAATTAACTCAAGGTTAATGACTTCGATGTCGTCAATTGGGTTTACTGTACCTGAAACGTGCGTGATGTTATCGTCTTCGAAACAACGAACCACTTGGCAAATTGCATCTACTTCACGGATATGTGCTAAGAATTTGTTCCCTAGACCTTCACCTGTAGAAGCACCTTTTACAATCCCTGCGATATCCGTGAATTCGAATGTTGTTGGAACAGTTTTCTTTGGTGTTACAAGTTCTGTTAATTTATCTAAGCGTTTATCAGGAACCGTTACACTACCTACGTTTGGCTCGATTGTTGCGAATGGATAGTTGGCAGCAAGTGCCCCTGCCTTTGTAATTGCGTTGAATAATGTTGACTTACCTACGTTTGGTAAACCTACGATACCAGCTGTTAATGCCATGTTGACACAACCTTTCTATGTTCAGTACATTTTTTCTAAAAAAACCGTTTTGGCGGATTGTTTTTATCCACTAATTTTATAGCCTTGTCTATTATATTGATTCCCACATTAAAAGTCTATTTTGCTCTTAAAGCTCGTTCGACTTATTTAACACCTTTTTCATTTTCTTCTCAAATTCTCGGCGTGCAATCATTACACTATGACCGCAGCCTTCGCATTTAATACGAATATCTGCGCCAAGGCGAATAATTTTCCAGGCATTCGTTCCACAGGGATGCTGCTTTTTCATTTCAACAACATCCTGTAGCTCATATTGTTTTGCTTCCA
The sequence above is a segment of the Solibacillus sp. FSL H8-0523 genome. Coding sequences within it:
- a CDS encoding DUF951 domain-containing protein, with product MEAKQYELQDVVEMKKQHPCGTNAWKIIRLGADIRIKCEGCGHSVMIARREFEKKMKKVLNKSNEL